The Metabacillus schmidteae genome has a segment encoding these proteins:
- a CDS encoding SCO family protein: protein MRKAKVLIFLFISLVGFILVYWFWPKDDQLPVMDKIKGFQMEEVHGGIYELDNEKVKLVAFFYTNCPDICPMTMVDFKDLQAELKSKGLFSEDVELVAITIDPEHDSPSVIKQYASAFHADPSGWKWLRGTSEQTKKIATDLQMQYQKLDGDFFSHTITMYLIDSENQIRALYEMANGKKPVEKERILQDIIELVNNE, encoded by the coding sequence ATGAGGAAAGCTAAAGTTTTGATTTTTCTTTTCATCAGCTTAGTTGGCTTTATTTTAGTTTATTGGTTTTGGCCAAAGGATGATCAATTGCCAGTTATGGATAAAATTAAAGGATTTCAAATGGAAGAAGTACATGGAGGGATTTATGAATTAGATAATGAAAAGGTAAAGCTGGTAGCTTTCTTTTATACAAATTGCCCTGATATTTGCCCAATGACAATGGTTGATTTTAAGGATCTTCAAGCAGAGCTTAAAAGTAAAGGGTTATTTTCAGAGGATGTTGAACTTGTTGCAATAACAATTGATCCTGAACATGACAGTCCTTCTGTTATAAAACAATATGCGAGTGCTTTTCATGCCGATCCTTCAGGTTGGAAGTGGTTAAGAGGCACTTCTGAGCAAACAAAGAAAATCGCCACGGATTTACAAATGCAGTATCAAAAATTAGATGGTGATTTCTTTTCACACACAATTACCATGTACTTAATAGATTCTGAAAACCAAATCCGTGCTTTGTATGAGATGGCTAATGGGAAAAAACCTGTTGAAAAGGAAAGAATACTACAGGATATTATTGAACTGGTCAATAATGAGTAA
- a CDS encoding YheC/YheD family endospore coat-associated protein, whose product MIKIVYNANEKINTRFNKDKEGKLELPKIQLSKSFLRKHQINTKHVFIKFGNWSQRFMIMTNNHLSLNEIGLSKNLLPYKIPESMHLNIKVNMNVIHIGPYIACIVKDKFQQITKNTLEIYKNRFKLDEDYGRFILICSSDSIDINNQLIKGYYYGTNKIKNSWIIDEFPYPDSFFKKIRIPQEKEISLKDATGNKLFNTNFFNKFELWEACLDEQVNQFLPETKFYKSFNDLVQMIPKYETIYMKPIKGLKGIGIFVLKKEKDGILLLNNNKEKKMFHSIHKLGQYLDQILLNKAYIIQQGVPTVYKNKQFDFRLYFQKNTQLEWVCQGIIGRVAQEDSIVTNLQHLAHITSGEKTIKIVYKMRDSEAKKVMKDAVTACMKVCETIDKRLGHFGDVAIDVIIDHHFKPWILEVNNLYGKKSLHLLQENELLNTIHITPIEYASVLAGFK is encoded by the coding sequence ATGATAAAAATTGTCTATAATGCTAATGAAAAAATAAATACACGTTTTAACAAGGATAAAGAAGGCAAATTAGAGCTTCCTAAAATACAATTATCAAAATCATTTCTTAGGAAGCATCAAATAAATACAAAGCATGTGTTTATCAAATTCGGGAATTGGTCTCAACGCTTTATGATAATGACGAATAATCATCTGTCTTTGAATGAAATCGGATTATCTAAAAATCTTCTTCCTTATAAAATCCCAGAGAGTATGCATTTAAACATAAAGGTGAATATGAATGTTATTCATATTGGACCATACATTGCATGTATCGTGAAAGATAAATTTCAACAAATAACGAAGAATACGTTAGAAATTTATAAAAATCGATTTAAATTGGATGAAGATTACGGCAGATTTATTCTTATTTGTTCGAGTGACAGTATTGATATCAATAATCAACTCATTAAAGGTTATTATTATGGAACGAATAAAATCAAAAATAGTTGGATTATTGATGAATTTCCTTATCCAGACTCATTTTTTAAAAAGATCCGGATTCCGCAAGAAAAAGAGATTTCATTAAAAGATGCTACTGGAAATAAACTTTTTAATACAAATTTTTTTAATAAATTTGAATTATGGGAAGCCTGTTTAGATGAACAGGTCAATCAGTTTCTCCCGGAAACCAAATTCTATAAATCATTTAATGATTTGGTTCAAATGATTCCAAAATATGAAACCATCTATATGAAGCCAATAAAAGGGTTGAAAGGGATTGGTATCTTTGTATTAAAGAAAGAAAAGGATGGCATTTTACTACTAAATAATAATAAAGAAAAGAAAATGTTCCATTCAATTCATAAATTAGGCCAGTATTTAGATCAGATTCTTCTAAATAAAGCCTATATTATTCAACAAGGTGTTCCAACAGTCTATAAAAACAAACAATTTGATTTTCGTTTATATTTTCAAAAGAACACCCAACTTGAATGGGTATGTCAAGGGATAATTGGTAGAGTTGCTCAAGAGGACAGTATAGTTACAAACTTACAACATCTTGCCCATATTACAAGTGGCGAAAAAACAATAAAAATTGTCTATAAAATGAGAGATTCAGAAGCAAAAAAAGTAATGAAAGATGCCGTTACAGCATGCATGAAAGTATGTGAAACAATAGATAAAAGATTAGGTCACTTTGGAGATGTTGCAATTGATGTTATTATTGATCATCATTTTAAACCATGGATTTTGGAAGTGAATAACCTTTATGGGAAAAAGAGTTTGCACCTTCTTCAGGAAAATGAATTATTAAATACGATTCACATAACACCTATTGAGTATGCATCAGTTTTGGCAGGTTTTAAATAA
- the miaB gene encoding tRNA (N6-isopentenyl adenosine(37)-C2)-methylthiotransferase MiaB: protein MNEQQRKESTQVTPSDKKSDKDYSQYFQTVYMPPSLKDAKKRGKEEVKYDGFSIPEEFKGMGQGRKFYIRTYGCQMNEHDTEVMAGIFMALGYEPTDGVEDANVILLNTCAIRENAENKVFGELGHFKTLKKQRPDLLLGVCGCMSQEESVVNRILKVHPFVDMIFGTHNIHRLPQILNEAYLSKEMVVEVWSKEGDVIENLPKVRKGNIKAWVNIMYGCDKFCTYCIVPYTRGKERSRRPEEIIQEVRHLAAQGYQEITLLGQNVNAYGKDFEDIEYGLGDLMDEIHKIDIPRIRFTTSHPRDFDDHLIEVLAKGGNLLDHIHLPVQSGSSEILKIMARKYSRESYLELVRKIKEAMPNASLTTDIIVGFPNETEEQFEETLSLYREVEFDSAYTFIYSPREGTPAAKMKDNVPMEVKKERLQRLNAVVNEISAKKLKAYEGQIVKVLVEGESKNNPDVLAGYTEKSKLVNFRAPKSAIGKIVKVKITKAKTWTLDGEMVEEAVEVK, encoded by the coding sequence ATGAACGAACAACAACGTAAGGAAAGCACTCAAGTAACTCCTTCGGACAAAAAATCCGATAAGGACTACAGCCAGTATTTCCAAACAGTATATATGCCACCTTCTTTAAAAGATGCGAAGAAACGTGGGAAAGAAGAAGTAAAGTATGATGGCTTCTCTATTCCTGAAGAGTTCAAAGGAATGGGACAAGGTCGCAAGTTCTATATTCGGACATATGGCTGTCAAATGAATGAGCATGATACAGAGGTAATGGCTGGAATCTTTATGGCTCTAGGCTACGAGCCAACTGATGGTGTCGAAGATGCAAATGTTATTTTGCTTAATACATGTGCCATTCGCGAAAACGCAGAAAACAAGGTATTTGGTGAGTTAGGCCATTTTAAAACATTGAAAAAGCAGAGACCCGATCTATTATTAGGTGTTTGTGGTTGTATGTCACAGGAAGAATCAGTTGTAAACCGTATACTAAAAGTACACCCATTTGTTGATATGATATTTGGGACTCATAATATTCACCGTTTACCTCAGATTTTAAACGAGGCGTATCTTTCAAAAGAAATGGTCGTAGAAGTATGGTCAAAAGAGGGAGATGTTATTGAAAATCTTCCAAAAGTTCGTAAAGGTAATATTAAAGCATGGGTAAATATTATGTACGGATGTGATAAGTTCTGTACGTACTGTATTGTTCCTTATACACGTGGTAAAGAGCGTAGTCGACGTCCTGAAGAAATTATTCAAGAGGTGCGCCATTTAGCAGCACAAGGATACCAGGAAATCACACTTCTTGGCCAAAACGTAAATGCATACGGGAAAGATTTTGAGGACATTGAATATGGATTAGGTGATTTAATGGACGAAATCCATAAAATTGATATTCCTAGAATCCGTTTCACAACAAGTCATCCTCGTGATTTTGATGATCATTTAATTGAAGTGTTGGCAAAGGGTGGAAACCTGTTAGATCATATTCATTTACCTGTTCAGTCAGGTAGCTCCGAAATATTAAAAATTATGGCACGTAAATATTCACGTGAAAGCTACCTGGAGCTGGTACGCAAAATTAAAGAAGCAATGCCAAATGCATCTTTAACAACAGATATTATTGTAGGCTTCCCAAATGAAACAGAAGAACAATTTGAAGAAACACTTTCATTATATCGTGAAGTAGAATTTGATAGTGCTTATACATTCATTTACTCTCCACGTGAAGGTACACCTGCAGCGAAAATGAAAGATAACGTACCGATGGAAGTGAAAAAGGAACGTCTTCAACGTCTTAATGCGGTAGTTAATGAGATTTCTGCTAAGAAATTAAAAGCATATGAAGGCCAAATTGTAAAAGTATTAGTTGAAGGGGAAAGCAAAAACAATCCTGATGTTCTAGCAGGATATACAGAGAAAAGTAAGCTAGTAAATTTTAGAGCACCTAAGTCAGCAATCGGAAAAATTGTAAAAGTGAAAATTACAAAAGCAAAAACTTGGACATTAGACGGAGAAATGGTAGAAGAAGCGGTTGAGGTGAAATGA
- a CDS encoding RicAFT regulatory complex protein RicA family protein has protein sequence MTTTYTKDDIVAKARELAQMISESKEVDFFKRAEAQLNENQKVREMIASIKSLQKQAVNFQHYGKHEALKQVEAKIDNIQAELDEIPIIQEFKESQVEVNDLLQLVSHTISNKVTNEIITSTGGDLLQGETGSKLRNSPGSSCS, from the coding sequence ATGACAACAACTTATACAAAAGATGATATCGTAGCAAAAGCACGTGAACTTGCCCAAATGATTTCTGAATCTAAAGAAGTGGATTTCTTTAAACGTGCAGAAGCACAACTTAATGAAAATCAAAAAGTACGTGAAATGATTGCAAGTATTAAAAGCTTACAAAAACAAGCAGTAAACTTCCAACACTATGGAAAACATGAAGCGTTAAAGCAAGTTGAAGCTAAGATTGATAATATTCAAGCTGAATTAGACGAGATTCCGATCATTCAAGAATTTAAAGAATCTCAAGTTGAAGTAAATGATTTGCTTCAGTTAGTTTCACATACAATTTCAAATAAAGTGACAAATGAAATTATCACGTCAACTGGCGGAGACTTACTACAAGGGGAAACTGGATCAAAACTAAGAAATTCTCCTGGCAGTAGTTGTTCTTAA
- the cotE gene encoding outer spore coat protein CotE, producing MSEYREIITKAVVAKGRKFSQCTHTISPSQKPASILGGWIINHNYDAQKNGRTVEVEGTYDINVWYSYNENTKTEVVTERVEYVDIIKLRYKDDNFIDDEHEVICKALQQPNCLEVTISPNGNKIIVQAEREHLAEVIGETKVCVHVNPEGCEDDEDWEEELDDEFEDLNPEFLVGDVEE from the coding sequence ATGTCTGAATACAGAGAAATTATTACGAAAGCTGTTGTTGCAAAAGGACGTAAATTTTCACAATGCACACATACGATTTCACCATCGCAAAAACCAGCGAGCATTTTAGGTGGTTGGATTATTAACCATAATTATGATGCTCAAAAGAATGGCAGAACAGTTGAAGTAGAAGGTACTTATGATATTAACGTATGGTATTCTTACAACGAAAATACAAAAACAGAAGTTGTAACAGAACGCGTTGAATATGTGGATATCATAAAATTGCGATATAAAGATGATAATTTTATTGATGATGAACATGAAGTTATCTGTAAAGCCCTTCAACAACCAAACTGCCTGGAAGTGACAATTTCACCTAATGGGAACAAGATTATCGTTCAAGCAGAACGCGAACACCTTGCTGAAGTTATCGGTGAAACAAAAGTATGTGTTCACGTGAATCCGGAAGGCTGCGAAGATGATGAAGATTGGGAAGAAGAATTAGATGATGAGTTTGAAGATTTGAATCCGGAATTTTTAGTTGGAGATGTTGAAGAATAA